The genomic region tcgaactcgggtcactgcgagcacctgggtgctatatgtcgacgcactaaccattaggctattggcgccgacgctGCCGGCTATTATTAAGTGACCTGTACATTTAATCTCATCTATCCACTTGTGTGGATTTCTAAATGTTTTACTGTTGTCATTTCAGACCTGTTTGAAGTGAAAGAGGAAAGTCAACTTCTGAATGAAGTGCAGGAGGAACATCAGCCTCAGAAAGCTCATGAAATCATCACTAATGAAGAATCGCTAAGTTTCTCCCAAACTGAAATGAGGGTCTCTCAAAGCATCCCTAAAACGACAAACGTCAAAAAGCCTTTTGCTTGCTCTCTATGTGGAAAACGCTGCAACCACAGAGGCCATCTTAACGATCACATGCTAACTCACACCGGTGAAAAACCGTTCGcctgccctcagtgtggaaagagattCTCGCGCAGGCGAAACCTCAACGATCACAAGCTAACTCACAGCGACGAGAAGCCTTTTGTCTGTCCTCAATGCGGGAAGTGTTATAAACGCAACGAACACTTTCAGAGCCACCTACTAAGTCACAACGGAGGCAAACCCTACACTTGCTCTCAATGCGGAAAGAGTTTCAGCTATAGAAGGACCCTGAATGATCACATTAAAATCCACACCGGTGAGTGTCTTCACATTTGTTTACAGTGCGGAAAGAGTTTCCTGAATAAGGGACACCTGAAGGAACATGTAAAAATCCACACCGGAGAAAGACCTTTCTcctgccctcagtgtggaaagagtttcatgAGCAAACGGGACGTCGCCtatcacatgaggatccactcAGAAGAGAAGCCTTTCAAATGTCACCTGTGTGAAAAGGGTTTCGCCTGGGCAAGCTGTCTGAAAATTCACATGAGCCACTCTCACTCTGGTGTAAGGCGGTTTACCTGCGAGCACTGCAATAAAAAGTTTGTTCTGGAGTCCTACTTGAAGAGGCACCTGAAAATTCATCAAAACGAGAAACCCTACGTCTGCTCTGTTTGCGGGAAAGAGTTTTTATGGCAGCTGTCTTTCAAGGCGCACCAGAAAATACATGAGGGGATGAAGACGCACGTGTGCTCGGAGTGTGGAAGGGCTTTTACTAGAGCCGACTATTTGATAAAGCACAGAAAAGTGCATACAGGAGAGCGACCGTTCACATGCTCCtattgtggaaagagtttcagcaaGAAGGCGAACTTGGGAGAGCACGAGAGActgcacactggagagaaacccttcatCTGCGGTCAATGTGGAAGCGGTTTCACCTCAGCAAAACGCTTGAGCTATCACAGAGAAAAGCAGTGCGCTGGGATCCCAACAGATTCATGCTCTGTGGAAGTGGTGATTGTTCCAGATATGATTGAGGATTGTGTTCCTGCTGATTCTGCCACAACCTTTAGAAGTGAATAGACTGATATTCAGTGTCATTAGCAGCAAGAGCCTTGACTGAACACGTACAgtgaggaaaataagtattgaacatgccttgttttttcctgggaataatatttctaaaggagctgttgacatggagttgaagcagattttggtaaaaaccgaaacaataaaagtgtaaaaataaaactaaaaaattaaacattagttgtgtgtaataacaatgaaatgacacaaggagaaagtactgaactactgaaatttaagactttatataaaaggcttttttggtgatggcagcttaatgGTTCCTCTAATATGGAGAATGGaatcacatgcattgctcaggtgtgagttttttcacagacttcaacagagtataaaaatcttgatggctctgtgggtctcatctatcaaatttgatctttattttgtattttcttttggattcaagtcaggtgactggctgggccattctacagctagattttctttctctgaaagcatttgagagtttccttgactgtgctttggatcattgtcttactgaaatgtccactttggtttcatcttcatcatcctgctaacgtagatgttggactgaagcagctgatattaatttacaatgacaagaGGGTTATaactaactactgagagatttcagctgctgtctgggttttCACTGCATTTCTAGACCTCCCTTCATGCGTTCAATACCTTTTTCTTGTGTCGTTTCATTtgattacacataacttaatttataaactaataaatcttgttttgtttgtatatatggatttcttttgttgttaccaacatctggtgaaaatttcaagtcaacgacaTTTcttgaaatatgttttctgagaacaGTGGTGACGTGTTCATAGGGCTGCTCGAGTTggtctaaaatcaaaatcttgattaattgaacattttgacttaaaattaatgaacgattattttatttgtacagtaaatatgcttaaATATTACAAGCGAGCGATTTCTGagtgaagggtgcattacttgattctaaataattgaaggaagcacacactatctactattaatgattatttattgaacatcaacgctgaacaactgaaattaaaacacacactgccTAAAACTAACAGACACCTATTTCTGAAAATatataacttgcacttttggaaacaaaatcaatttttttaatgtttttcatattaaaagtagaaaataagcagcatctcttctaaataacATAACTCctgcatatcctgtaaataacattttaaacactGCATTTCTAGCCTCTTCTAGCAGGCACTGGGTGATGTTCCTATTTGTTGCCCACGATAGTCaccgctaccaaaccgaccaatcacagagctcgtACTACGCGTTGCAACAAAGTTACATTTGTTTTGAGAGGTGTGTGGGCATGCGACCACACGACGTACATGTGTGCTAGACacatcagccttaacagagcggggtcatgtgactcctCACATGCTAGGGAATGTAATTTaaagacaaattaaaataaatagaccTGGAAAAGTTATATCTATTTTaagttctgaatgtcaatttcgatcACTTTTTAATTCATCGCCCAGCACTACGTATTCaacacttattttccctgctgcacATCACATCTAATGATttgttacatttatatagcacttttatgagcataaaaaaaaaaaaaaaaaaaaaaaaaaaaaaaaaaaaaaaaaaaaaaaaaaaaaaatcgctttacttttttttgtgtgttgataTGTCTTTAACATGTTTCTGACTTATGTTTAAGTTTAAGTATGTTTAGAAGATCCTTGTACACAGATGTTTTCCAGACCAAACACTCTTTAAAATACATCTCACAGACATACTTGTGCTATATGAAAATGTTTGTTCtttggcaaagaaaaaaaactagacaaatcgATAATATATTGTCCatacatgtataaatatttatagtatatttaaaaaattttataacaAATGAAATGATCTTTTTAtggtttaaaatgctttttaaaaaattgtatttcaaAGAAATTTGGTCTGGTCAAAAATGTCAGTCATGTTTGTCGTAGGTTTTTAGTAAGTAGCTGTTCTTAGTAAGTTCTGCAGTGAGattttaaagtccccatgaaatcagaactaaccatatgattttgttagttcaaattgctagttttgtggtgaacaattcatctgtgcatgtcatgatTAAGAGAAAACAATGGTTTGCACTGCTAATCGttaactgaaatctgaaaatgcacttcctctttatttttttcagttaaattgtcagattacgtaaATCTTAGGAATTGGCATGGGTAACATATTTAACCAGCTGCTCCAACTGAATAcacttttccagatctttctgaatgaaatgctcactgtactacatccaatcagcagttagtagaaaaaaacaagccacgcccactgtttgctcatttaatattttttcttgtgtcacaatacgcaaataaaaaaaatgggccATATAATCGTTAACGTAAAAAGTTTAATGCAGTTTATTTCTTGAAATACAATTGGATTTGATTTCCTGACAGTGGCTTCTTTGTCTTTGTTTACTACAATTTTATGGTGCTaaatgtgaccctgaaccacaaaaccagtcttgtgTAGCACAAGTATAATTGTGGGAATagctaaaaatacattgtatggatCAAGTGAAtgatttgtctttttatttaagatttatcAAGATACTTTGTTAGTTCCGTATctatcaaaactcaatttgtgattagtaatgtgcattggtAAGCACTTTATTTAAACGTTAACTTTaaaagtatttagattttttttaatatagaagtATTATCagtatttcgattttttttttaaatatccaaatATTCAATAAGGGTATATTGGTCAAATGTTGTCTTATCCCTACAAACAATGCATCAATGGAAAACTGCATTAATTCAGCCTTCAAGtcatgtataaatctcaatttccaaaagcACTTATGGTTTTTGTGGACCAGGgacacatatataaaaatatatttgtttactaATAAAAACACATATGCATGTTACTTTAACATATGTTTACACTAATGACTGCGTGTGTTTGTAAATGTTccatattttgtaataaaaactataatttgAAAGGTGCAGTGTGGTACATTCTAAcagtaggtggcggtaatgcaccaTTTGCGCTTGGAAGCTGCTGTTGCACAGAAGAAGGAGTACGTGCGCGCGGTTTGTTTGACGATATAAAACACTTCATATTTCTCGGCTGTATTTTGTAATGTAAACTCTGAAATACTCATTGTTCTACATACACCGAGAGGGTTATCCTAAACTAGAAAGATACTGATAAAACTAAGAAGAGcgtttaaatataatatatatatcgaCGTGTAACTACAGAAGTGAGATCTACTGTAACTGTTAAAGATGGCTTTTGTTAAGGTGAAAGAGGAGGAGGACGCGTGTGTTCCACAACCCTGTTacataaacaatgaaaaacaatCAGGTTAGTATCTGTTCCTAGTTTATTTGATTATAATGTTAATACTGGCTAACTTTGTACCAAATCAACCAGAGGTATCCATAAATTAAGCTAACGTTTAAAGGCAAAACGTGTTTGTGAATATTTTTAAGGAAGTGTACGTGAATGTATTTATTCGTAGACGGTGGTCAAAACAGTTTTCAAGTTAACATTTCAGCTTAGTAAAAATTAAACATGGcagacttttttttgttatttacttcACTTGCATAGAACAGATTTCataagaaatatattaatttcaatgtTTGTACCCATATCCCCAGATTAAATGTACCTTAATATCCTTTGAGATTCTCAtgtcaacattttttatttgaaatcttaTATCTTAAATGCTAAATATCCAATATAGTCCAATTTCAGATATCATTAAGATATCTCAATATCATTAATCGCGATGTATGGAAAACAATAGTTCAGTGGTGGATAACCAAACTTGGGTCCCTTTTTCAAATTGAtgatattgttttaaatgaagatttttttgatgttgttgttttgttttgttttgttttagcacTGAACCGATTCAAAATGTATCAAAAGTGTTCTATTATTAAACGGCAAGTAAATGATGCATCCAGCAAGCTAAAAGTTAATAAATTTTCAGTCATACGTTAATTGAAGCCTgcatttaaagtgtttaaaatcacacattattatatatttactaaGTAACAAAAATTTGCCTATTTATGGTAATAActaaatgatattatatcgaatcgcgatacaatttatgtaaataacaataataagctctggactttttttttactctatattgatctaagagccagtcacacaacagaaatgtgcaGTAAAaaggaatctagaagtgtgtcgatattagagatgcaccaaaTTTTACTCATTTCATTCACCAGAGCACATACCTTTAGATAATGTGAACGTATATTAcataaaactgtatatttaaagggttgtttattgctgctcagtaactaaatattacagcacaaaataagaataaaaaacaaacaatagtccatttctctctttggacttaaaaataaataagtgaaaaaggttttaaacataataattttactgggaaaataaataaagataagaataaaacagtatttgtctaatgtaaatctaagctacatattaagtatttaaatgaactgttgttatcatcggtgttcatacatacatagacaaattattacaatttatttaaatgtttaacacaTCTTTTGtgtacattgcactgaaaggcaAGCACAACTCTCACTGCTACAgcataagatgttttttttaactgggAGCGCCTCGCGCCTTCATTGGAAATATACTTACAcgcggaaaagacgcaatatgtgaagaGCCCGCTGCTGCTAGGTgtctcagccatagttaatctaGTGTTTGTGCGTATTAGCTTCAGGTTATATACTCGGAACTAGAGCATAGTTGGCATAACGTTGTTTAgctgcagcagtttcgttccgcTGGTAATCTTTGCTTGTTCACAGGTaaatcggtgctcattcacatgagtaacaatcacacggtatgaactatcaaagacatgatctgagagaatcgcagagtCGTCGCCGACTGGCaggctaaatatctggagctgtcagcaattcaaatcatgccgtgtgaaatgtttTCTGATTGAAAATATCATTGGTGATtatctacagccaatgagagagcagcatccactactATGGGtgtctgcaggccagcaggaggttgaGTGATAAGTTAAAAgcactcattttcagtttatttttacccaagaaatggaggaaaaactagtggaaatttggcagaagcacccgtgtctgtttaaCGTGtaatctgagcaatatcacaactgggtcgaaaatgaaaaaagtttgagggaaattgctaattctcttcaaaagccatgtgagcaaaatacatttttctaCCCCGCTAAAGGCTTCGTCCTCATTACTTAGTTAATAACAGAAGATATACTACATGACCtcatgttgtttccatgtcacgtCTCGTGTGTGTATTATTGCGAAATgaagtttggacaaagttgtcggcgattcttcctattgtaaagtcatggagaaaaatgtaaaaataaataaataaataaataaaaacctgtcgccgatccatcttgctgcgtaaacaaagcagtgatgaaacgctaacccagatagtcatgcagtatgaaaacatctgtgacacgactactttgaaaatcatgcagtctgaactcagcattaatTAGCTACCTCAGGTGTCTGAGCTACCCTCCAGTTGTTGCTAGTTTTCCTCCCCCAAAGGATTATTCTAGCCTCTGAATGCCATAATTGTTCGTTAGTAATTTTTCACCATTGTACCTTGGCCTCAAGTGAATATTGTCAGGCTTGCAGCATTGACATTTAATGATTTGGCTTTCATAACCATTTATATTTGTCTTTCTTAAACAACGAAAATAGAGTTGGGGAAATTTGTTCTATTTGATAGAAtcatattataattttaaaatgtaatgtagaaACTTTGGTAAGCCCACTTGATTCAGTGGCTTACTAGTTACTGTAGGAATTCACTaagaaaataaacagattttcaAAGGAATGAACATTGCTATGCATTTTAATCTTCACTGGGGCTCAGTATCATTTCCGTTCACTTTCCAGTTCTCTCAGCTGATTTAATCACCACACTAATGTTGTCCTTTTAGGAGTGATTAAAGTGAAAGAGGAAATCCAGGATGTGAATGAAGAGGAGGAGAAATATCAGCCCCAGAGTTTCCAAGATGCCATAAAAGAAGAACAATCATTGCCTTCTTCCCAAACTGAAGATAGTTCCTCGCAAAGCAGAGCTCAAAGGACAAGAAAGCCTCCATGTGGAAACACTTTCACACATACAAGAAAGCTTACCAAGCAAATGACAAGTGACAAACCCTCGGAAAACCACAGTAGAACGGGCCACTTCACATGCAACCAATGTGGGAAGACTTACGTGTATAAATCCAAATATGATCAACACATACAAATCCACACTAACAACATTTTCAGGTGCTCCCTTTGTGAAAAGAGTTTCATATATAAAACTCAGCTGGACATTCACATGAGAGTCCACACCAAAGAAGAGCCCTACTCATGCCATCAGTGTGAGGAGACTTTCAGATGGAGCAACAGCCTCAAGTATCATCTGCTGCGTCATCATTCTGAAGTGCTGGAGTATAAATGTGATCAGTGCACTAAAACATTTGCTAAAGCGTCATACCTGAAGAGTCACCTCAACACTCACGCGAAAGAGAAGTATTGTGATTGTGCCGCTTGTAAAAAGAGATTCTTGCAGTCAGGAAAGGCTGGAAAAGTGAATGCGTCAGGTGTTtcacacaaaaagaaaaacacgTTTACCTGCTCTCAGTGTGGACTGGTTTTCACATGTAAAAGACAACTTGATAAACATATGGTAAGTCACGATAAAGGGACGTGTGCGCAGTGTGGAAAGATGTTCACGACCCTTCATACCCTTAAAattcacatgagaattcacactggagagaaaccattcacctgctctcagtgtgggaagagattCTCACATGATGGAAACTTTAGGAGGCACAAATTAAATTACCATCAAGATGCACAAGCAGTTTTACCTGAGAAAAAGATTACAAAATCCAAACGCTAAGGTTATCAGGGACCAGTTTTTCAACAAATTTAACCTGGAtcagttttgtccatatttggaaatcctttgttttgctttctttctttacgacagttttttaaaggaacattggGTTGGATCATTGTGATTAAAATACCAAATTTCAGTTTACCAGAGCCTTAAATGGAACCAACAGTGTAGCCTACTGGCTTAGCAAAGAACAATAGGTAGGCAAAATAccagtggccacaaacagccattGTTTTAATGGTAAGAAACCGAAACACTGCAATCAACAAACATTTTACACTTTTAGTTTGTTCTAATACAATTCTgctttgatattgttttgttgttgttgttgttgtttaccctATGTCATTAGATGTGAAATGCTTTATATAGGCTTCAAATAAGAAGGAATTCATACATCATCAGCCACCAATCACAACTGAATACACCCTTCAGATGAGATCAGgataatcctgtttttttttttattttaaatcaaatagtTGCCAGTTCAAAGTTTTGAATAACCCAAAGGGCAGGTTTGATCCAAATCAAATGTAAGATTGGATTACCTGGTCTGATCTTAATTCAGAATTCTTCTGTTACTTTTGAAAGACCCATttccaagatttgatccaatccgtGATCCAAAGTCCCActgaattacttttaaaaaactgGGCCCTGATTACATATCTTTAAACTTATCTGGGGGAATCACGTTTTGAGACCATGTGACTATTCCAGAACACCAAGTTTTGTTAGTTAGCAAAACGTAAGCGTACTGTGAGAAATTTGTGTCACACGTCACTTTGGGCTTTAAGATATAGAATCTGAGAAAAGATGGACAATGTGTTTCCACTTCCTTACACTATATAAATCTTAGCTGCTgccatgttttgagtgtgtgctGCAACAAACATGTAAGAGATATTTAAATCCTGCCAAAAATCACAACAGACTGCTTTTATAGCATCTAccaaataaatttaaacatataAGAAAATAGgcgacacggtagctcagtgattagcactgttgcctcccaGCATAAAGGTTGCTAGTCCCGAGTCCAGTTGgtatctctgtgtggagtttgtatgttctccccgtgttcatgtgggtttcctccgggtgctccggttttccccacagtccaaagacatgtgctataggtgaattgaataacctaaattggctgtagtgtatgtgtgccaataagtgtgcatggatgtttcccagtgatgggcataTGCTGgattaattggcggttcattccgctgtggtgacccctcacgaataaagggactaagccgaaaataaaataaatgaatgaacataagaaagaaaaagaaaaaaaacgcaAGAACATGCATCAATATGTATTTTCAATTGATCATAGTTATACTGTTTTGTTAATAGTGTTCTGTAATTCACTTGTACTGTGTCCA from Danio aesculapii chromosome 3, fDanAes4.1, whole genome shotgun sequence harbors:
- the si:dkey-66i24.8 gene encoding gastrula zinc finger protein XlCGF26.1 encodes the protein MMFIKDESEDAPDPEMRIIKIEEHEDLFEVKEESQLLNEVQEEHQPQKAHEIITNEESLSFSQTEMRVSQSIPKTTNVKKPFACSLCGKRCNHRGHLNDHMLTHTGEKPFACPQCGKRFSRRRNLNDHKLTHSDEKPFVCPQCGKCYKRNEHFQSHLLSHNGGKPYTCSQCGKSFSYRRTLNDHIKIHTGECLHICLQCGKSFLNKGHLKEHVKIHTGERPFSCPQCGKSFMSKRDVAYHMRIHSEEKPFKCHLCEKGFAWASCLKIHMSHSHSGVRRFTCEHCNKKFVLESYLKRHLKIHQNEKPYVCSVCGKEFLWQLSFKAHQKIHEGMKTHVCSECGRAFTRADYLIKHRKVHTGERPFTCSYCGKSFSKKANLGEHERLHTGEKPFICGQCGSGFTSAKRLSYHREKQCAGIPTDSCSVEVVIVPDMIEDCVPADSATTFRSE
- the si:dkey-66i24.9 gene encoding zinc finger protein 266, giving the protein MAFVKVKEEEDACVPQPCYINNEKQSGVIKVKEEIQDVNEEEEKYQPQSFQDAIKEEQSLPSSQTEDSSSQSRAQRTRKPPCGNTFTHTRKLTKQMTSDKPSENHSRTGHFTCNQCGKTYVYKSKYDQHIQIHTNNIFRCSLCEKSFIYKTQLDIHMRVHTKEEPYSCHQCEETFRWSNSLKYHLLRHHSEVLEYKCDQCTKTFAKASYLKSHLNTHAKEKYCDCAACKKRFLQSGKAGKVNASGVSHKKKNTFTCSQCGLVFTCKRQLDKHMVSHDKGTCAQCGKMFTTLHTLKIHMRIHTGEKPFTCSQCGKRFSHDGNFRRHKLNYHQDAQAVLPEKKITKSKR